A single region of the Paludibacter jiangxiensis genome encodes:
- a CDS encoding SusD/RagB family nutrient-binding outer membrane lipoprotein, with protein MKTKINISKWAFLALGIAFLSSCSEDVMDKINENKDNAKDVTSKFIITDIETSTAFNIVGSDLSFYASVYMEHEVGTYNQMWDAETRNTQPTSASTYDNSWKTLYQNLKNAKTVIAKCSTGGVEAGNQVTKGVAEVLAAYNLAILTDLFGDVPWSQACDLSILQPTVDKQKDIYAAVFAYLNAAITDLAGKDGAFSGSLGGQDLLFGGSAKAWTKFAYGLKARYTMHLLYRSTDKTTDLNNIITWADKSFTSADEDAKYAVYQGQGTAAASPFAQFYYDRDYFSVSQSFLDKLTARNDPRANVLFMDASWNLQTNPAKIYAAPNGTADEAMDSYDLSVYSVAFKMPTNLLSYHELQFLKAEAYARLNDNTNAWAALQEAISSCISTKITTLVDDVNTEQDLGATAISDTQIQTYITSKVKPLFDANPLQEVMVQKYLGFYGGEGEALESYNDYRRLQAFGQQSFIPLSNPKNSSKFPLRYGYGTSDVTANPNVEALYGNGQYVYSEKVWWAGGSR; from the coding sequence ATGAAAACTAAAATAAATATATCAAAATGGGCGTTTCTGGCCCTGGGAATAGCATTCTTGTCGTCTTGTTCAGAAGATGTTATGGATAAGATTAATGAGAATAAGGATAATGCGAAAGATGTAACGTCGAAATTTATTATTACAGATATTGAAACATCTACAGCATTTAATATTGTAGGATCCGATCTTTCATTTTATGCATCTGTATATATGGAGCATGAAGTTGGAACCTATAACCAGATGTGGGATGCTGAAACCCGCAATACACAGCCAACTTCAGCATCTACTTATGATAATTCATGGAAGACTCTTTATCAAAACCTAAAAAATGCTAAAACAGTAATTGCAAAGTGTTCTACAGGTGGAGTTGAAGCCGGAAACCAGGTAACAAAAGGTGTGGCAGAAGTATTGGCTGCTTATAACCTTGCTATCCTGACGGACCTTTTTGGTGATGTTCCATGGAGTCAGGCTTGTGATTTGTCAATCCTTCAGCCTACTGTCGATAAACAAAAAGATATTTATGCGGCTGTTTTTGCATATCTGAATGCAGCTATAACAGATTTGGCAGGTAAAGATGGCGCTTTCTCGGGATCTTTGGGAGGTCAGGATTTGCTTTTTGGTGGAAGTGCTAAAGCATGGACCAAATTTGCTTATGGTCTGAAAGCTCGTTATACAATGCACCTGCTTTATAGAAGCACAGATAAAACAACTGATCTGAACAACATCATCACCTGGGCTGATAAATCATTTACATCAGCTGATGAAGATGCGAAATATGCAGTTTATCAGGGACAAGGAACAGCTGCAGCAAGCCCATTCGCTCAATTTTATTATGACCGTGATTACTTTTCTGTAAGCCAAAGCTTCTTGGATAAGTTAACTGCCAGAAATGATCCTCGTGCTAATGTTTTGTTTATGGATGCTAGCTGGAATTTGCAAACGAATCCGGCAAAAATTTATGCAGCTCCAAATGGAACTGCCGATGAAGCAATGGACTCATACGATCTTTCTGTATATAGCGTAGCATTTAAAATGCCGACTAACTTGTTAAGCTATCATGAATTACAATTCTTAAAGGCAGAAGCTTATGCGAGACTTAATGACAATACAAATGCATGGGCAGCATTGCAGGAAGCTATCTCAAGTTGTATTTCTACAAAGATTACAACATTAGTAGATGATGTAAATACAGAGCAGGATCTTGGTGCTACAGCTATTTCTGATACTCAAATTCAAACTTATATTACTTCTAAGGTTAAACCTTTGTTTGATGCCAATCCTCTTCAGGAAGTGATGGTTCAAAAATATCTTGGATTTTATGGAGGAGAAGGTGAAGCTCTTGAAAGTTATAATGACTATCGTAGACTTCAGGCTTTTGGTCAACAGTCATTTATTCCTCTCAGCAATCCTAAAAATAGCAGCAAATTCCCTTTGCGCTACGGATATGGAACTTCTGATGTAACAGCTAACCCGAATGTTGAAGCTTTATATGGTAATGGACAATATGTATATTCCGAAAAAGTTTGGTGGGCAGGCGGAAGCCGTTAA
- a CDS encoding lipid-binding protein, with protein MKSIIRSLILLCVFAATFVSCETYSDPKVDYSPIYPLSGEWRVRIRNTNADTLVSKTSMYTLGTYNTSDNSTTQMWLRTTSNIPTFHPTSTLRTLKSKISCDVTGLSFSTTGIIQNLNVTTNAVIDTITITEGKVTLNSVSMPSGVMSDRISFKLKKSKSPGVTYLVDGYRRTRWNEDETFITFK; from the coding sequence ATGAAATCAATAATAAGATCATTAATTTTACTGTGTGTTTTTGCTGCTACTTTTGTGAGCTGCGAAACATATTCGGATCCCAAAGTGGATTATTCGCCGATTTATCCTTTGTCGGGAGAATGGAGAGTACGGATTAGAAACACAAATGCAGATACTTTGGTAAGCAAAACTTCCATGTATACATTGGGTACTTATAATACCTCCGATAATTCGACTACTCAAATGTGGTTGAGAACTACTTCTAACATTCCGACATTCCATCCGACAAGTACTCTGAGGACTCTGAAATCAAAAATCTCTTGTGATGTGACAGGCCTTAGTTTTTCTACAACGGGTATTATTCAAAACCTAAATGTTACAACAAATGCGGTTATTGATACAATCACTATAACAGAAGGAAAAGTCACTCTTAATTCTGTATCAATGCCTTCAGGGGTAATGAGTGATCGTATTTCTTTCAAGCTGAAGAAATCCAAATCTCCGGGTGTTACTTATCTGGTTGATGGTTACAGAAGAACTCGTTGGAACGAAGACGAAACGTTTATTACATTTAAGTAA
- a CDS encoding SusD/RagB family nutrient-binding outer membrane lipoprotein, giving the protein MKKIINYCLGLFLLAFVLSACTNYLDINSDPNYPASASTPLLLSSGTTWSASILGCDIQLVGAYWAQHYSQNNTSQQYNTIDQYNLSNSSTYFTRYWSSIYTGALPDLKLVISQSEAAGTWNYWMAAKVMTAFDFNMLVSLFEKIPFTDALKGSDNLTPAYDESKAVDAGIIAMLDAAIAKKTDAAAQVSMGSKDMVFAGNITKWVQFAKTLKLKILMRDFTTNQAAIQALLTEGDLLAVDAKMTNFTDQENKSNPLFENDRRKLNTTTNIRVSATLVQFLKANNDPRIAAFAEPTSQMFQVGATAAADKIIDVPADQKPYYRGLDQGTYGITTFSSNVFPTSVHSRAVLAATDPVYFMSAAESYFLQAEAWARIGDSGKAKTAYETAVKAAFSRWGYDATAFLAAGGAYAFNATSTDSMLNCILMQKWVSSARTDSWNAFFDICRTGIPALGAQTVTDQSRIAVINSSYVTGTLAPSVGSVLLAGQYPHRFLYPKTSSDYNPNTPTVLPLYQKMWWHK; this is encoded by the coding sequence ATGAAAAAAATTATAAACTATTGCCTGGGGTTATTTTTGCTTGCCTTCGTGCTTTCGGCCTGCACAAATTATCTGGATATTAATAGTGATCCAAATTACCCGGCTTCAGCAAGCACACCTCTTTTGTTATCATCCGGTACAACCTGGTCTGCTTCCATTTTGGGTTGTGATATTCAATTGGTTGGAGCCTATTGGGCACAACATTATTCTCAAAACAATACTTCTCAACAGTACAATACTATTGATCAGTATAATTTGTCTAACAGTAGTACCTATTTTACACGCTACTGGTCTTCTATTTATACAGGAGCATTACCGGATCTTAAACTTGTGATATCACAATCAGAAGCTGCTGGTACATGGAATTATTGGATGGCGGCGAAAGTAATGACTGCATTTGACTTTAATATGTTGGTGAGCCTTTTTGAGAAAATTCCTTTTACCGATGCATTGAAGGGAAGTGACAATTTGACTCCAGCTTATGATGAAAGCAAAGCTGTTGATGCAGGGATTATCGCGATGTTAGATGCTGCTATCGCAAAGAAAACTGATGCTGCAGCTCAAGTGAGTATGGGCTCAAAAGATATGGTTTTTGCTGGCAATATTACTAAGTGGGTTCAGTTTGCAAAGACTCTGAAGTTGAAAATCCTTATGCGCGATTTTACAACAAATCAGGCTGCTATTCAAGCTTTACTTACAGAAGGAGACTTATTGGCCGTTGATGCAAAAATGACAAATTTTACTGATCAGGAAAATAAATCGAACCCTCTGTTTGAAAATGATCGTCGTAAGTTGAACACTACCACCAATATCCGTGTTAGTGCGACCTTGGTTCAATTCCTAAAGGCAAACAATGACCCTCGTATTGCAGCATTTGCAGAACCTACCTCCCAAATGTTTCAGGTTGGTGCAACCGCAGCAGCGGATAAAATTATAGATGTTCCGGCAGATCAGAAACCCTATTATAGAGGTTTGGATCAGGGAACTTATGGAATTACAACATTTAGCTCAAATGTTTTCCCGACATCTGTTCATTCAAGAGCAGTGTTGGCCGCGACAGACCCGGTTTATTTTATGTCAGCAGCTGAAAGTTATTTCCTTCAGGCAGAAGCTTGGGCACGAATTGGAGATTCGGGAAAGGCTAAAACAGCTTATGAGACAGCAGTAAAAGCAGCTTTCTCTCGCTGGGGTTATGATGCAACAGCATTCTTGGCTGCAGGTGGTGCTTATGCATTCAATGCAACCTCTACAGATTCTATGTTGAACTGTATTCTTATGCAAAAATGGGTTTCATCGGCTCGTACCGACTCTTGGAATGCTTTCTTTGATATTTGCCGTACAGGTATTCCTGCTTTAGGAGCTCAAACTGTAACTGATCAGTCAAGAATTGCGGTAATTAATTCAAGCTATGTAACAGGAACTTTGGCTCCTTCTGTGGGTTCTGTATTGTTAGCAGGACAATACCCGCACAGATTCTTGTATCCCAAGACATCTTCTGATTATAATCCAAACACTCCGACTGTACTTCCGCTTTATCAAAAGATGTGGTGGCACAAGTAA
- a CDS encoding SusC/RagA family TonB-linked outer membrane protein, protein MRKAITLLCLLIGMSWASAQTKITGTVVSADDGQPVIGATVLVKGTSAGTITDSDGKFAVSLPANGKKLVFSYVGMITTEMDAKSGMRVVMNSDSKQISEVVVTALGISKEKKALGYAVQDVKSDQLNKTSQLNVANALQGKISGVQITQAGGAVGASQRILIRGNSSFNSNDPLIVIDGVPMDGGAGSQYGSDGKGILDTGSGLNDINPNDIENISVLKGGSAALYGMRAGNGVILITTKKGKSSTGKMKINYDGSFTVDNIYHLPKYQNKYGQGYQGSEYYYNAYLKSGDVPAGTSYQDYATGNYAGSADVGAGFNYVDGKGSGFNDADDESWGPRLDIGLKIPQFNSPIVNGVRQSTDWISHPNNIKDFFQAGLSQSHDISFSNSSEKGSYRASIGYRDQTGTVPNTDQKRYNVSLSGLYNFNKYISSDFSVTYSKVQSDNLMATGYSSSNPLQSLMQWFGRQVDMKDLKAHYSETDPVTGNPYNWIQAFHVNPYYNLYNNTNSYDRDRVISKGSIFFKPTDWLKFEGRAGYDFYFDKTFQKTLYSTDCPKGWFRQTLEDRHELNADFIAYFDKKFGQFSVDALAGANYRDMTWSESAQGATESNGLTIKGLYTMANVSGSPFTLVDNSHIRSNSVYANASIGYASQAYLEVSARNDWSSTIKDAFFYPSVSLSWIPTETFSSLKSDALSYLKVRANLAQIGNATTAYRTGLNYINPTSEATPTSATINGVGQYYRSHTLNNPNLKPESVNTKEVGVEAAFLKNRIRLDLAFYSKTTTDQIMTVEVPTSTGYRYSLINAGKVTNKGMEVTLSADVIKNANGFNWTTSFNWSKDKSKVVALAEGLDTYTINSDWAVYNYAKVGESWGSLYGAGFKTDDQGRVIIGTNGLPTTVSGKKIGDVTPDWLANWNNEFSYKNLSFGFLLDYRKGGDFFSETQMFTTYTGLLDYTAAGSIRENGVVVGKDVLANKTCVLANGTPNAKTVSADKWFYSYYSNKELDICDGSYLKLREIHLTYSLPKSIISRIKFIEDAKISLISSNVAILWLSKNNQAKIDPESSMGSGNTSVGFESNSCPPTRSTGIKLNLTF, encoded by the coding sequence ATGAGAAAAGCGATTACTTTGCTTTGCCTTTTAATAGGCATGAGTTGGGCCTCGGCTCAAACAAAAATCACAGGTACTGTTGTCTCTGCTGACGATGGTCAACCTGTTATTGGTGCTACGGTATTAGTTAAGGGTACAAGTGCCGGAACTATTACTGATTCGGATGGTAAGTTTGCGGTTAGTTTGCCTGCAAATGGTAAAAAATTGGTATTCTCTTATGTGGGGATGATAACCACAGAAATGGATGCTAAATCTGGTATGAGAGTTGTTATGAACAGCGATTCAAAACAGATTAGTGAAGTTGTGGTTACCGCATTGGGAATTTCAAAGGAAAAGAAAGCCTTAGGGTATGCAGTTCAGGATGTGAAGTCTGATCAGTTAAATAAAACCTCACAGTTAAATGTGGCAAATGCTTTGCAAGGTAAGATTTCTGGGGTTCAGATTACACAGGCCGGAGGGGCTGTGGGTGCTTCGCAACGTATCTTAATACGTGGTAACTCTTCTTTCAACAGCAATGACCCATTGATAGTAATTGATGGTGTGCCTATGGATGGTGGTGCTGGAAGTCAATATGGTAGTGATGGTAAAGGTATTCTGGATACGGGTTCTGGTCTGAACGATATTAATCCGAATGATATTGAAAATATATCTGTATTGAAAGGTGGTTCTGCTGCTCTTTATGGTATGCGTGCCGGGAATGGTGTAATTCTTATTACAACAAAGAAAGGCAAGAGTTCTACTGGTAAGATGAAAATTAATTACGATGGCAGTTTTACCGTTGATAATATATATCATTTGCCCAAATATCAGAATAAATACGGTCAAGGGTATCAAGGATCGGAATATTACTACAATGCATATCTAAAATCAGGAGATGTTCCTGCTGGAACAAGCTATCAGGATTATGCTACCGGGAATTATGCCGGCTCTGCTGATGTTGGTGCAGGTTTCAACTATGTTGATGGAAAAGGAAGTGGTTTCAATGATGCCGATGATGAAAGTTGGGGTCCCCGTTTGGATATCGGGTTAAAGATTCCTCAATTCAACAGTCCGATAGTGAATGGTGTACGTCAGTCTACCGATTGGATTTCTCACCCCAATAACATAAAAGACTTTTTCCAAGCAGGTCTTTCTCAAAGCCACGATATCTCTTTCAGTAATTCAAGTGAAAAAGGATCTTATCGTGCATCCATAGGTTATCGTGATCAAACAGGTACAGTTCCTAATACCGATCAAAAGAGATATAATGTATCGTTGAGCGGACTTTATAATTTCAACAAATATATCAGTTCCGATTTCTCGGTTACATATAGCAAAGTACAAAGTGATAACCTTATGGCTACCGGTTATTCTTCTTCAAACCCACTACAGTCTTTGATGCAATGGTTTGGTCGTCAGGTAGACATGAAGGACTTGAAAGCTCATTATTCTGAAACGGATCCTGTAACTGGTAATCCGTACAACTGGATCCAGGCTTTCCACGTTAACCCCTATTACAACTTATATAATAACACAAACAGCTATGACCGCGATCGTGTGATTTCAAAAGGGTCAATATTTTTCAAACCAACTGACTGGCTGAAGTTTGAAGGTAGAGCGGGATATGACTTCTATTTTGACAAAACATTCCAGAAAACTCTGTATAGCACAGATTGTCCTAAAGGATGGTTCCGTCAAACATTGGAAGACCGTCACGAATTAAATGCTGATTTTATCGCTTATTTCGATAAGAAATTTGGTCAATTTTCTGTGGATGCTTTGGCTGGGGCAAACTACAGGGATATGACATGGAGTGAATCAGCTCAAGGAGCAACAGAATCAAATGGTCTTACCATTAAAGGGTTATATACTATGGCTAATGTATCTGGATCTCCATTTACCTTGGTGGATAATTCACATATACGATCTAATTCGGTTTATGCTAATGCCTCTATTGGTTATGCAAGTCAGGCATATTTGGAAGTAAGTGCTCGTAATGATTGGAGTTCTACAATTAAAGATGCATTTTTCTATCCTTCTGTAAGTTTAAGCTGGATTCCTACAGAAACATTTAGTTCGCTAAAAAGTGATGCACTGAGTTATTTGAAAGTTCGTGCTAATTTAGCACAGATAGGTAATGCAACAACAGCATATCGCACAGGACTTAATTATATAAACCCTACATCTGAAGCAACACCAACAAGTGCTACTATTAATGGTGTAGGACAATATTATAGGTCGCATACTTTGAATAACCCTAATTTGAAACCAGAAAGTGTAAATACCAAAGAAGTGGGTGTTGAGGCTGCATTTTTGAAGAATAGAATCCGTTTGGATTTGGCATTTTATTCAAAAACCACTACGGATCAGATTATGACAGTAGAGGTTCCTACCTCCACAGGTTATCGTTATTCCTTGATCAATGCAGGAAAGGTTACCAATAAGGGTATGGAAGTCACACTTTCAGCAGACGTTATCAAAAATGCAAATGGATTTAACTGGACAACAAGTTTTAACTGGTCTAAAGACAAGAGTAAAGTTGTAGCACTTGCCGAAGGATTGGATACATATACCATTAATTCAGATTGGGCTGTATATAATTATGCTAAAGTTGGTGAGTCTTGGGGGTCTCTTTATGGAGCCGGATTCAAAACAGATGATCAAGGTCGTGTTATTATCGGCACGAATGGGCTCCCGACAACTGTAAGTGGCAAGAAGATTGGGGATGTTACTCCTGACTGGTTGGCAAACTGGAACAACGAATTCTCGTATAAGAATTTGTCTTTTGGTTTCTTGCTTGACTACCGTAAAGGTGGTGATTTCTTCTCTGAAACACAGATGTTCACAACCTATACAGGTCTTCTTGACTACACGGCAGCCGGAAGCATCCGTGAGAATGGCGTAGTAGTTGGTAAAGATGTTTTGGCAAACAAAACATGTGTGCTGGCCAATGGAACTCCAAATGCAAAAACAGTTAGCGCTGATAAATGGTTCTATTCTTACTATTCAAATAAAGAATTGGATATCTGCGATGGATCTTATTTGAAACTGAGAGAGATTCATTTGACATACTCCTTGCCTAAATCGATCATATCGCGTATCAAATTTATAGAAGATGCTAAGATTTCATTAATTAGCAGTAATGTTGCCATTCTTTGGTTGTCGAAAAACAATCAGGCTAAGATTGATCCTGAAAGTAGCATGGGATCTGGCAATACCAGTGTCGGCTTTGAAAGCAATTCTTGCCCTCCGACACGTAGTACTGGTATTAAACTTAATCTTACGTTTTAA
- a CDS encoding SusC/RagA family TonB-linked outer membrane protein, whose product MRKTITLLCLLIGISWASAQTKISGTVVSADDGQPVIGATVLVKGTSNGTITDTDGKFSISLPVHGKTLIFSYVGMLSVEKEAKQGMQVTMKSDAKQINEVVVTAFGIKKEQKALGYAAQDVKGSDLGRAGSTGLSSALDGKVSGVSVTPSSGMPGASAQITIRGARSFSGDNTPLYVIDGMPVASSSDMSTGNSVTGADYSNRGMDIDPSDIESLTVLKGQAASALYGIRASNGVIVITTKSGKNLAKGKPVITFSTNNSVDVIARYPQLQTLYAQGSNGAYSPTASTSWGPKIVDLPKDAGYGGETANKYTSNGVDPHPGMYYVPQRANAGLDPWVKPQVYNNVKDFFREGYTTSNSVNISQALDKTTYSFSLSGTKQSGIVPSTGMTRFASKATAETKLDDHWKTGFTANYTQNHIDKSTSANDGIVATVYPAPASYDLKGIPCFYAGNPYKENTYRSTAGFDAAYWSTDKNNNSFTEGTNRFFGNGFIDYSTAFGTKNQTLDVKYQIGADSYSTLYETIWGYGHQGGMGSAENQTYKKTTINSLLTANYTYKLNEAWDFAALLGNEINDVKTKYLDATGQTFNFPGWNNLNNTVTKNNYVSQLGDRTVGFFANLSATWKNMLYLNATGRKDYVSSMPRGNRSFFYPSVSAGFILSELDAFRNNSVLSYAKLRASYAEVGQAGTYTQNYYSVPVYSGGYWGGTPIVYPVNSINAFTPYTVVYDPKLKPQNTISYEGGVDLKFFHNLIGLSYTYSRQNVKDQIFNVPLSGSTGSSEYVTNGGKIHTNTHEVNLSVHPIQKKNTDWTIAFNWTKMDNYVDALAPGVGSIFLGGFETPQVRAQIGEKFPVIYGSSYQRDAKGNLVVGSDGLPISGPMQVIGRVAPDFQLDMNTSLRLWKCTISAVVSWKQGGQMYGGTNGLLNYYGVSKETSNRDAKIVVPGVYEDGTPNTTQVTLQKYYSAINGIDESSIYNTSFVKLREISLNYPLLKSGSTNLDLTLFARNILIWTEYPNLDPESSQGNTNMAGAFERFSLPQTSSFGLGLNFKF is encoded by the coding sequence ATGAGAAAAACAATTACACTGCTATGCCTATTGATAGGTATTAGTTGGGCTTCGGCTCAAACAAAAATCTCGGGAACGGTGGTCTCAGCTGATGATGGCCAGCCTGTGATTGGGGCTACAGTATTAGTAAAAGGAACCAGCAATGGTACAATTACTGATACAGATGGAAAGTTCTCAATTTCCCTCCCTGTACATGGAAAAACATTGATTTTTTCGTATGTAGGGATGTTGAGCGTTGAAAAAGAAGCAAAACAAGGAATGCAAGTGACAATGAAATCTGATGCAAAACAGATTAACGAAGTAGTTGTAACAGCATTCGGTATTAAAAAGGAACAAAAGGCTCTTGGCTATGCCGCTCAGGATGTCAAAGGTTCCGATTTAGGCAGAGCAGGGAGTACCGGATTATCAAGTGCGCTTGATGGTAAGGTATCAGGTGTATCTGTGACTCCATCAAGCGGTATGCCGGGGGCTTCAGCACAGATCACAATTCGTGGTGCCCGTTCGTTCTCAGGCGACAATACTCCTCTTTATGTTATTGATGGTATGCCTGTCGCTTCGTCATCCGATATGTCGACGGGAAATAGTGTTACAGGAGCTGACTACTCAAATCGTGGGATGGATATTGATCCGAGCGATATTGAAAGCCTGACTGTGTTGAAAGGACAGGCTGCTTCTGCGCTTTACGGTATACGTGCATCGAATGGTGTGATTGTGATTACTACTAAAAGTGGGAAAAACCTTGCAAAAGGAAAACCCGTCATCACTTTCTCCACAAACAATAGTGTGGATGTGATTGCCCGTTACCCACAGCTTCAAACTTTATATGCACAGGGTTCTAATGGCGCGTATTCACCAACAGCCTCTACTTCATGGGGACCAAAAATTGTAGACTTACCTAAAGATGCGGGTTATGGAGGCGAAACCGCAAACAAATATACAAGCAACGGAGTTGATCCTCATCCCGGAATGTATTATGTTCCTCAACGTGCTAATGCAGGATTGGATCCATGGGTAAAACCTCAGGTATACAATAACGTGAAGGATTTCTTCCGTGAAGGCTATACTACAAGCAACTCGGTGAACATAAGTCAGGCATTGGATAAGACCACATATTCATTCTCTCTGTCAGGAACAAAACAATCAGGTATTGTGCCAAGCACTGGCATGACCCGTTTTGCCTCAAAAGCAACAGCAGAAACGAAACTGGATGACCACTGGAAAACTGGTTTTACGGCCAACTACACCCAAAACCATATCGATAAATCAACATCAGCTAATGACGGTATCGTGGCTACAGTGTATCCGGCGCCTGCTTCTTATGACCTGAAAGGTATTCCTTGTTTTTATGCAGGTAATCCTTATAAAGAAAATACGTATCGCTCGACTGCCGGGTTTGATGCAGCTTACTGGTCTACGGACAAAAACAATAATAGTTTCACGGAAGGAACAAACCGCTTCTTTGGAAATGGATTTATTGATTACAGCACCGCGTTCGGAACTAAAAACCAAACGTTGGATGTGAAATATCAAATCGGTGCCGATTCATACAGTACACTTTATGAAACAATCTGGGGTTATGGCCACCAGGGAGGAATGGGCTCAGCTGAAAACCAAACATATAAAAAGACGACCATCAACTCTCTGTTGACAGCAAATTATACCTATAAACTTAACGAAGCATGGGACTTTGCTGCATTGCTCGGTAATGAAATAAACGATGTAAAAACAAAATATCTGGATGCTACCGGACAAACATTCAATTTTCCGGGCTGGAACAATCTGAATAACACGGTTACCAAGAATAATTATGTTTCTCAGTTGGGAGATCGTACGGTTGGTTTCTTTGCCAATCTTTCTGCAACATGGAAGAATATGCTTTATTTGAATGCTACCGGTCGTAAAGACTATGTGTCATCCATGCCAAGAGGTAATCGTTCGTTCTTTTATCCTTCAGTTTCTGCAGGCTTTATCCTGTCAGAACTCGATGCATTCAGAAATAATTCGGTGTTGAGCTACGCTAAGCTGAGAGCTTCATATGCGGAAGTTGGTCAGGCAGGTACTTATACTCAAAATTACTATTCTGTACCGGTTTATAGCGGAGGATATTGGGGTGGAACACCAATCGTATATCCTGTTAATAGTATAAATGCGTTTACTCCTTATACAGTGGTTTATGACCCCAAATTGAAACCGCAGAATACAATTTCGTATGAAGGTGGTGTCGATTTGAAATTCTTCCATAATCTGATTGGTTTGAGCTATACATATTCAAGACAAAATGTTAAAGATCAGATCTTTAATGTTCCATTATCTGGTTCAACCGGATCAAGCGAATATGTAACAAATGGTGGTAAAATTCATACAAACACACATGAGGTGAACCTGTCTGTACATCCGATTCAAAAGAAGAATACAGACTGGACTATCGCTTTCAACTGGACTAAAATGGACAACTATGTTGATGCTTTGGCTCCTGGCGTAGGTAGTATCTTCCTCGGTGGATTTGAAACTCCTCAGGTAAGAGCTCAGATTGGTGAAAAATTCCCGGTAATTTACGGTTCAAGCTATCAGCGTGATGCTAAAGGAAACTTAGTTGTAGGTAGCGATGGTTTGCCAATTTCAGGTCCTATGCAGGTTATTGGTCGTGTGGCTCCTGATTTTCAACTTGACATGAACACTTCTTTGAGATTGTGGAAGTGTACGATCAGTGCAGTTGTAAGCTGGAAACAAGGCGGCCAAATGTATGGTGGTACAAACGGACTGTTGAACTATTATGGAGTAAGCAAAGAAACGTCTAACCGTGACGCTAAAATCGTAGTTCCGGGTGTGTATGAAGATGGAACTCCGAACACAACACAGGTTACTTTGCAAAAGTATTATTCTGCAATCAATGGTATTGACGAATCATCAATTTACAATACTTCTTTTGTGAAGTTGCGTGAAATCTCTCTGAATTATCCGTTGCTAAAATCGGGATCAACCAATTTGGATCTGACTCTTTTTGCCCGTAACATTCTCATCTGGACAGAATATCCAAACTTAGATCCGGAATCATCTCAGGGGAATACAAATATGGCTGGCGCGTTTGAGCGTTTTTCGTTGCCTCAAACGTCAAGCTTCGGATTGGGTCTGAATTTTAAATTCTAA